One stretch of Corynebacterium auriscanis DNA includes these proteins:
- a CDS encoding metal ABC transporter permease, producing the protein MTDFHTGDWWADTLTLLQVDFVQHAIIAALLLGIVSGAIAPLIVMRQMSFAAHSTGELALMGASAALLFGIGVSWGALVGAILAAVVLAALGAKEQDSIVAVVLSFGMGLSVLFIYLYPGRSSSAFSLLTGQIVGVSSSSLGLLAVLTVAVVAVVALLWRPLLFATVDPALAGASGVKVKTLGLVFAALIGVVASQGVQIVGALLLIALLITPGAAAVRVTSNPLIAVLLSGTFSVISAVGGLLLSLAPGLPVSVFVTSLSFAIYLVCRGIEWAFSRSLNADEHRAQEYSDDVTERPHHPADSVPGS; encoded by the coding sequence ATGACGGATTTCCACACGGGTGATTGGTGGGCTGATACGCTCACGCTGCTGCAAGTCGATTTTGTGCAGCATGCGATCATTGCCGCCCTTTTGCTAGGAATTGTTTCCGGCGCCATTGCACCGTTGATTGTGATGCGCCAGATGAGCTTCGCAGCGCACTCCACCGGCGAATTGGCCTTGATGGGAGCATCTGCGGCCCTGTTATTTGGAATAGGTGTGAGCTGGGGTGCACTCGTGGGCGCCATCCTCGCCGCCGTGGTGCTGGCCGCACTGGGGGCGAAGGAGCAAGATTCAATCGTCGCGGTGGTGTTGAGCTTCGGCATGGGGTTATCCGTGCTGTTCATCTACTTATACCCCGGACGTAGTTCCTCGGCATTCAGCCTGTTGACCGGTCAGATTGTGGGTGTGAGTTCCAGCTCGCTGGGGCTTCTGGCGGTACTAACTGTCGCCGTGGTGGCAGTCGTGGCGCTGCTGTGGCGACCGCTACTATTCGCGACCGTCGATCCCGCGCTGGCTGGGGCTTCGGGTGTGAAGGTCAAAACTCTGGGGCTTGTTTTCGCCGCCCTCATTGGAGTGGTGGCCAGCCAGGGCGTGCAGATCGTGGGAGCGCTGCTGCTGATCGCATTGCTCATCACCCCTGGTGCGGCCGCGGTGCGAGTCACGAGCAATCCCCTGATCGCTGTGTTGCTCTCGGGCACATTCTCGGTGATTTCAGCCGTGGGTGGCCTGCTGTTGTCCTTGGCGCCGGGGTTGCCGGTATCTGTCTTCGTCACATCGCTGAGCTTCGCGATCTACCTAGTGTGCCGCGGGATTGAATGGGCGTTTTCTCGGTCCTTGAATGCCGATGAACACCGCGCGCAGGAATACTCCGACGATGTGACTGAGCGCCCCCACCACCCAGCTGACTCAGTCCCTGGGTCGTAA
- a CDS encoding metal ABC transporter ATP-binding protein: MVLSFTDAAMEPLWRDLSFEVAPGEFLAILGTNGVGKSTLLNAALGTRKLTRGSCEVNGRIGYIPQQRMFDPTIPIRARDLVGLAVAHGVVKKRKPSRKTVDQALAEVGATGLADRRIGQLSGGQQQIIRQAQAFANNPDVLLCDEPLLSLDMRAQKRTVELLDRRRREHNTAVLFVTHGINPILHVTDRVLYLTPHGHTIGSVEEVMTSETLSELYRTDVRVLNVDGRLIVV; encoded by the coding sequence ATGGTTCTTTCTTTTACCGACGCCGCGATGGAACCGCTCTGGCGCGACCTCTCCTTCGAGGTCGCGCCAGGTGAGTTCCTTGCAATTCTGGGAACCAACGGAGTGGGGAAATCCACGCTCCTCAATGCTGCGCTGGGTACCCGCAAGCTCACCCGAGGTTCATGCGAGGTCAATGGGCGGATCGGCTACATTCCCCAGCAACGGATGTTCGATCCCACAATCCCCATTCGAGCCCGGGATTTAGTCGGGCTCGCTGTGGCCCATGGCGTCGTCAAAAAAAGAAAGCCAAGCCGAAAAACCGTTGACCAGGCCCTGGCAGAAGTAGGGGCAACCGGGTTGGCCGATCGCAGAATTGGCCAGCTTTCGGGTGGTCAACAACAAATCATTCGGCAAGCGCAGGCCTTTGCGAACAATCCGGACGTATTGCTGTGCGATGAACCGTTGTTGTCCCTAGACATGCGTGCGCAAAAGCGAACCGTAGAACTATTAGATCGGCGCCGACGGGAACACAACACCGCCGTGCTGTTTGTCACGCACGGCATTAACCCCATTCTGCATGTGACAGATCGGGTCCTGTACCTCACGCCCCACGGGCATACCATCGGTTCGGTAGAAGAAGTAATGACCTCCGAGACCCTATCGGAGCTGTACCGAACCGATGTGCGGGTTCTGAACGTGGACGGAAGGCTGATTGTCGTATGA
- a CDS encoding metal ABC transporter solute-binding protein, Zn/Mn family, which yields MKKTLTGLAAALTLGLGVTACADGGSTDTAADGKNIKVVASTSVWGDIAEEVAKGHNNVEVVTILDNNQDDPHEYEATAKDLAELKSADIVVGNGAGYDNWLTDHVESGTPLITAKPVGEAHHHDHGAGDKGAHDEHKHEDEHAHDEHNHDEATPSDAMHDEHKHEEATPSEAMHDEHKHEDEHAHDEHNHDEATPSDAMHDEHDHAHGENPHIWFDMETVNNFADHLAKELNAKDDSIAKDPADFKKKTNEFADRIKALKGKNVVLTESIASDVVKDSGLTDVTPEAFAKSVFAESEPSAADLAAARETITSKKADILITNEQSQTPAAEQLTKAAKDAGVKVINVNETPDNNQDYLQYAEKLISDLEAATK from the coding sequence ATGAAGAAGACTTTGACCGGACTTGCAGCCGCCCTGACCTTGGGGCTGGGAGTTACTGCGTGTGCAGATGGTGGTTCTACTGATACAGCTGCCGATGGCAAGAACATCAAGGTTGTTGCGTCCACCTCGGTATGGGGCGACATTGCAGAAGAGGTTGCCAAGGGGCACAACAACGTCGAGGTAGTCACTATCTTGGACAATAATCAGGACGATCCTCACGAGTACGAGGCCACCGCTAAGGACTTGGCCGAACTCAAGTCCGCAGACATCGTGGTCGGGAACGGCGCGGGTTACGACAACTGGTTGACCGATCACGTGGAAAGCGGCACTCCCCTCATCACAGCCAAGCCAGTGGGTGAAGCGCACCACCACGATCACGGCGCAGGTGACAAGGGTGCCCACGACGAGCACAAGCACGAGGATGAGCACGCACACGACGAGCACAACCACGACGAAGCCACACCCAGCGATGCGATGCACGACGAGCACAAGCACGAGGAAGCCACACCCAGCGAAGCGATGCACGACGAGCACAAGCACGAGGATGAGCACGCACACGACGAGCACAACCACGACGAAGCCACACCCAGCGATGCGATGCACGACGAGCATGACCACGCTCACGGCGAGAACCCTCACATCTGGTTCGACATGGAAACGGTGAATAACTTCGCCGACCATCTGGCCAAGGAGCTGAACGCGAAGGATGACTCGATCGCCAAGGATCCAGCGGACTTCAAGAAGAAGACCAATGAGTTCGCCGATCGTATCAAGGCGCTCAAGGGCAAGAACGTGGTGCTCACGGAATCAATCGCCTCGGACGTAGTGAAGGATTCGGGTCTCACGGATGTGACCCCGGAAGCCTTCGCAAAGTCCGTTTTCGCCGAGTCGGAGCCTTCCGCTGCAGACCTGGCTGCTGCTCGTGAGACCATTACCTCTAAGAAAGCCGACATCCTGATCACCAATGAGCAGTCGCAAACCCCCGCGGCTGAACAACTCACGAAGGCCGCTAAGGATGCTGGCGTGAAGGTCATCAACGTTAACGAAACCCCGGACAATAATCAGGACTACCTGCAGTACGCTGAGAAGCTGATCTCCGATCTGGAAGCTGCTACCAAATAA
- a CDS encoding LacI family DNA-binding transcriptional regulator, whose product MNRRSARRGTLASIAAEIGVSRTTVSNAYNRPNQLSPELREKILATAERVGYPGPDPTARSLRTRRAGAIGVLLTEDMTYAFEDQASVEFMAGVATACGTLDSSMLLLPAGVGNPTEKAAQLVNQASVDGFIVYSVAADDPHLAAVLARGLPTVICDQPVKPAAKGDFGFVGIDDREAIKPAAQAVVDAGHTNIGVLCIRLDRTPNDGPVSATRLRTAQMHVQRSRVQGVLDTLSDAALDPAHVPIVERHINNRETAKEAARELLTSHPELTAVVCTTDSMAIGVLEYAREQGISIPEQLSVTGFDGIPEALHEGITTVRQPTQLKGQHSGEMLGAIQNAGFAKLASVPETQVILKTTFKPGTSVAPPIAQGNRA is encoded by the coding sequence ATGAATCGTCGTTCAGCACGCCGTGGCACCCTCGCATCGATCGCCGCGGAAATCGGGGTTTCGCGCACCACGGTGTCGAATGCCTATAACCGGCCGAATCAACTGTCGCCTGAGCTGCGCGAGAAGATTTTGGCGACCGCTGAACGCGTAGGTTATCCAGGCCCGGATCCCACCGCCCGTTCACTGCGAACGCGCCGCGCCGGTGCCATCGGAGTTTTACTGACCGAGGACATGACGTATGCCTTTGAGGATCAAGCATCCGTGGAATTCATGGCGGGCGTGGCCACGGCCTGCGGCACCCTAGATTCGTCGATGCTCCTGCTGCCTGCGGGCGTCGGTAATCCAACGGAAAAAGCAGCGCAGCTGGTCAACCAAGCTAGCGTGGATGGTTTCATCGTCTATTCGGTAGCCGCCGATGACCCCCACTTGGCTGCAGTGTTGGCCCGGGGACTACCAACTGTGATTTGCGATCAGCCCGTGAAACCCGCTGCCAAGGGAGATTTCGGTTTTGTGGGAATCGACGATCGCGAAGCAATTAAACCAGCGGCGCAGGCCGTTGTGGATGCCGGTCACACCAATATTGGGGTGCTGTGTATCCGCCTTGACCGTACCCCCAACGATGGCCCCGTTTCTGCCACTCGCCTGCGTACGGCTCAAATGCACGTGCAGCGCTCCCGCGTGCAGGGGGTTTTGGATACTCTTTCCGACGCCGCGCTGGATCCAGCCCACGTTCCCATAGTGGAACGCCACATCAATAATCGGGAGACTGCGAAAGAAGCCGCACGCGAACTGTTGACGTCCCACCCGGAATTGACCGCGGTGGTGTGTACCACGGATTCAATGGCGATAGGGGTGTTGGAATATGCTCGCGAACAGGGAATTTCGATTCCCGAGCAGTTGAGTGTTACCGGTTTTGACGGCATCCCGGAGGCCCTACACGAAGGCATTACAACGGTACGACAACCAACGCAGCTTAAAGGCCAACACAGTGGCGAGATGCTGGGAGCGATCCAAAACGCCGGTTTCGCTAAGTTGGCAAGCGTTCCGGAAACACAGGTGATTCTAAAGACGACCTTTAAGCCCGGAACGTCAGTTGCTCCACCAATTGCACAAGGTAATCGCGCATAG
- the otsB gene encoding trehalose-phosphatase → MPHMSPNAHSGGLPAPIIPDLPTDEKLLVAMDFDGTLAPFSNEPLASRAEAGAIEALEKAAGLPNVEAMIISGRNLGNLVTATQLQLPCGIHLVGSHGAEPAPIGKGVVEAQLGQPHPQLSPGQLDLWQRLSEVAHDVAADAPGVWVELKPLAVGLHSRTAEDPHAAATATARYREFASSQPSAKITEGKCILEVAVDSTSKGDFVKAFCDEHGIDRILFAGDDTTDESVLKLLRPGHDIGIHVDSDGKGKPTAAEFGLSSPAAMRDYLVQLVEQLTFRA, encoded by the coding sequence ATGCCCCACATGTCCCCGAACGCGCATTCCGGCGGACTTCCCGCCCCGATCATCCCGGATCTACCGACTGATGAGAAACTGCTGGTGGCGATGGATTTCGATGGAACGCTGGCGCCCTTTTCTAACGAGCCCCTGGCTAGCCGGGCAGAGGCAGGCGCAATCGAAGCTTTAGAGAAAGCCGCCGGGCTACCCAATGTGGAAGCCATGATCATCTCTGGTCGCAACCTGGGCAATCTCGTGACGGCCACCCAGTTGCAGCTGCCCTGCGGTATTCATTTGGTGGGAAGCCACGGTGCCGAACCTGCCCCCATTGGCAAAGGGGTGGTCGAGGCCCAGCTGGGCCAGCCTCACCCCCAGCTCTCGCCGGGGCAGCTGGACTTGTGGCAGCGGCTATCCGAGGTAGCGCATGACGTAGCCGCCGATGCCCCCGGTGTGTGGGTGGAGCTGAAACCATTGGCCGTGGGATTGCATAGCCGCACGGCGGAGGATCCTCACGCGGCCGCCACTGCCACCGCCCGCTACCGGGAATTCGCCAGCTCCCAACCATCGGCAAAGATCACTGAAGGCAAATGCATCTTGGAAGTGGCGGTGGATTCCACCTCCAAGGGCGATTTTGTGAAGGCTTTCTGCGACGAACATGGCATCGACCGTATACTTTTTGCTGGTGACGATACGACGGACGAGTCTGTACTGAAGCTCTTGAGGCCCGGACACGACATCGGTATCCACGTCGATTCAGACGGAAAAGGCAAGCCAACAGCCGCGGAGTTCGGTCTGAGCTCCCCCGCCGCTATGCGCGATTACCTTGTGCAATTGGTGGAGCAACTGACGTTCCGGGCTTAA
- a CDS encoding META domain-containing protein — protein MPPVALKNIAHITVVCIVAGLSLVACAMQETPLGTTQWQVTQITSDATRPSILPENQQGRAFLVFGDREFTGASGCIALRGSVEWLDEGSALRFGDITSEQRDDTKCVPGDEDNANRIKQVLAGHDMAISRPVDSTLRLQRKDGDEQPWQTTPAMEFISGPSK, from the coding sequence GTGCCGCCCGTCGCGTTGAAAAACATAGCCCACATCACCGTCGTGTGCATCGTGGCTGGTCTTTCCTTGGTCGCCTGCGCCATGCAGGAAACACCATTGGGCACCACGCAGTGGCAGGTCACCCAAATTACTTCCGACGCCACCCGGCCCTCCATCCTTCCCGAAAACCAGCAGGGGCGGGCGTTCCTCGTTTTCGGTGATCGAGAGTTCACTGGGGCCAGTGGGTGCATCGCTTTACGGGGCAGCGTGGAATGGCTCGATGAAGGCTCGGCGCTTCGGTTTGGCGATATCACCTCCGAACAGCGTGACGATACAAAGTGTGTGCCGGGGGATGAGGACAACGCCAATCGGATAAAGCAGGTTTTGGCGGGCCATGACATGGCGATTTCACGCCCCGTGGATTCCACGTTGCGTTTGCAGCGCAAGGACGGGGACGAACAACCGTGGCAGACCACGCCGGCGATGGAGTTCATCAGTGGGCCCAGTAAGTAG
- a CDS encoding alpha,alpha-trehalose-phosphate synthase (UDP-forming) — translation MTSDFIVVANRLPVDRVLNGDKVEWNPSPGGLVTALKPVLHEREGAWVGWPGCTDEVAVDDMPSAEQAGVRMLPVNLDAQDHELFYEGFSNATLWPLYHDLIVSPKFDKGYWERYQEVNKRFADAAAREAAEGATVWVQDYQLHLVPGQLRQQRPDLSIGFFLHIPFPAPELFRQLPWRREILEGTLGADVVGFHTADGAINFLDTLQALGEDVSYAHAEDEHTFVRGARLPQPGDIVGVVQVQDSDGSTREVKVGVFPISIDARHVNQTAMSPEVMARAEKLRTQLGNPKLLLAGVDRMDYTKGITHRLETLETLLDSGDLKAQDVVMVQVATPSRERLEDYQRVREEVERIVSRINGNYGSLGRPVVHYTHAGLPFEDITALYSAADILLVTALKDGMNLVAKEYVACHSDGSGALVLSEFTGAATQLTQAYLCNPHDPDSTAMAVVKAATDDPNSRRQRMLDMWDHVRTHDVNRWAESFLRQLQKVDNA, via the coding sequence ATGACTAGCGATTTCATCGTCGTCGCCAATCGTTTACCCGTCGACCGAGTGCTCAACGGGGATAAAGTGGAGTGGAACCCCTCCCCTGGCGGGTTGGTCACTGCGTTGAAGCCCGTTTTGCATGAGCGCGAGGGGGCATGGGTTGGTTGGCCGGGCTGCACGGATGAAGTCGCGGTCGATGACATGCCCTCGGCTGAGCAGGCCGGTGTACGGATGCTGCCGGTGAACTTGGATGCCCAAGATCACGAGTTGTTCTACGAGGGTTTTTCCAACGCAACGTTGTGGCCCTTGTATCACGACCTCATCGTCAGCCCAAAGTTCGATAAGGGCTACTGGGAGCGCTACCAGGAGGTCAACAAGCGCTTCGCGGATGCCGCGGCGCGTGAGGCCGCTGAGGGCGCGACGGTGTGGGTGCAGGATTACCAACTGCACCTAGTCCCGGGGCAACTGCGACAACAGCGCCCCGACTTAAGCATCGGTTTCTTCCTCCACATCCCCTTCCCCGCCCCGGAGTTGTTCCGGCAACTGCCTTGGCGCCGCGAGATCTTAGAGGGAACGCTGGGCGCGGATGTCGTGGGTTTCCACACCGCCGATGGCGCCATTAATTTCCTAGACACGTTGCAGGCGCTGGGCGAGGACGTCTCTTATGCTCACGCAGAAGATGAGCACACTTTCGTCCGTGGGGCCCGCCTGCCTCAACCAGGTGACATCGTCGGCGTGGTTCAGGTCCAAGACAGTGACGGGTCCACGCGCGAGGTCAAAGTGGGGGTCTTCCCCATCTCAATTGATGCTAGGCACGTCAATCAGACAGCCATGTCCCCCGAGGTCATGGCCCGCGCGGAAAAACTGCGCACGCAGTTGGGCAACCCCAAGTTGCTGCTTGCCGGTGTGGACCGCATGGATTACACCAAGGGCATCACGCATCGGTTGGAAACCCTAGAGACCCTGCTGGATTCCGGGGACCTTAAAGCTCAAGACGTTGTGATGGTGCAGGTGGCCACCCCGTCCCGCGAGCGCCTGGAGGATTACCAGCGCGTCCGCGAGGAGGTGGAGCGGATCGTTTCTCGTATCAACGGCAATTACGGTTCGCTGGGTCGCCCGGTCGTGCACTACACGCACGCTGGTTTGCCGTTTGAAGACATCACCGCGTTGTACTCCGCCGCCGATATACTCCTAGTCACTGCACTGAAGGACGGCATGAACCTGGTCGCCAAGGAATACGTGGCGTGCCACTCCGACGGTTCGGGTGCGTTGGTGTTGTCGGAGTTCACGGGCGCGGCCACTCAGCTAACGCAGGCCTACCTGTGTAACCCCCATGACCCCGACTCCACGGCCATGGCGGTGGTGAAGGCCGCGACGGATGACCCGAACTCTCGCCGTCAGCGCATGCTGGACATGTGGGATCACGTCCGTACGCACGACGTTAACCGCTGGGCCGAATCGTTCCTTCGTCAGTTACAGAAGGTGGATAACGCCTAG
- the thrE gene encoding threonine/serine exporter ThrE has translation MSNFLRSAIGKGAELLFTGNRATIDAIRLAPPPSPLAPVDLSDPAKVHAVMDLAARIGDQLLAAGTGNTDAKAQIRAIATAYGLHYTHVDITLNTITVYARFNQNQPATSVFRVVHKVTTDFSRLTEVDRLVRSIVAGATPLEMAQQILFEIETSNLPFRNRYALLAWGGFAGSVGLLLGGGWVIAFVACVTTIFTVFANAWLASKSLPVFFQNVLGGFASVIPAALTYAVGVELGFFLPPSLVIASCIVALLAGLTLVQALQDGITGAPVTSSARFFETLLQTGGIIAGIGAGIQAMAWIGITLPPIDTSQTSGEFGSVPLQIISGAFATIFFCIACFTERRATIVAGLTALVASTAFFLIQSVAGWSPMFANGTSALAVGFAGGLLSRRYMIPPQITAAAGITPLLPGLALYRGMSSMLSEQFVVGISNLALALATATTLAAGVVLGEWTARRIRRPRRIINRYQQLIRPRIVRRRDISQPRLTVDGRVRQPLHWRRREKKGSESLWQLDHKMPKPEEPKGD, from the coding sequence GTGAGTAATTTCCTGAGGAGCGCCATTGGCAAGGGCGCTGAGCTGCTCTTCACTGGCAATCGCGCAACGATCGATGCGATTCGCCTCGCACCACCGCCATCACCCCTGGCACCGGTCGACTTAAGCGATCCCGCTAAAGTGCACGCAGTCATGGACCTGGCGGCCCGCATCGGCGATCAGCTCTTAGCGGCCGGCACCGGAAATACCGATGCGAAAGCCCAAATACGGGCCATTGCCACCGCCTACGGTTTGCACTACACGCACGTGGACATCACATTGAACACCATCACGGTGTATGCGCGGTTCAACCAGAACCAGCCGGCGACGTCGGTGTTCCGTGTTGTGCACAAGGTCACCACGGATTTTTCCAGGTTGACAGAAGTCGATCGGTTGGTGCGATCCATCGTAGCGGGCGCCACGCCGCTGGAGATGGCCCAGCAGATTCTGTTCGAGATCGAGACCTCTAACCTGCCCTTCCGCAACCGTTACGCACTGCTTGCATGGGGCGGATTCGCCGGTTCGGTCGGGTTGCTGCTGGGCGGTGGCTGGGTCATTGCCTTCGTAGCGTGTGTCACCACCATCTTCACGGTGTTTGCCAACGCGTGGTTGGCATCCAAATCCCTGCCCGTGTTCTTCCAAAACGTCTTGGGCGGTTTCGCTTCCGTGATCCCTGCGGCTCTCACCTATGCCGTGGGTGTGGAATTGGGTTTTTTCCTACCACCCTCGTTGGTTATCGCATCGTGCATTGTGGCACTACTGGCTGGGTTGACGCTGGTGCAAGCACTCCAAGACGGCATTACCGGCGCCCCTGTCACGTCCTCCGCCCGTTTCTTTGAAACCCTGCTGCAAACCGGCGGCATCATTGCGGGTATCGGTGCCGGAATTCAAGCCATGGCATGGATCGGCATTACGTTGCCTCCCATCGATACCTCCCAAACGTCAGGCGAGTTCGGCTCCGTTCCGCTGCAGATCATTTCCGGTGCCTTCGCCACTATCTTTTTCTGTATCGCGTGTTTCACCGAGCGCCGCGCAACAATCGTAGCTGGCTTAACCGCGCTGGTAGCATCCACCGCGTTCTTCCTCATTCAGAGTGTCGCGGGTTGGTCGCCCATGTTCGCCAATGGCACCAGCGCCCTGGCTGTTGGTTTTGCCGGTGGTTTGCTTTCCCGTCGGTACATGATTCCGCCGCAGATTACCGCAGCCGCCGGGATCACTCCGCTACTGCCCGGTCTGGCGCTCTACCGCGGTATGAGCTCCATGCTGAGCGAGCAATTCGTTGTGGGTATTTCCAATTTGGCGCTGGCGCTGGCTACCGCCACCACATTGGCCGCGGGGGTTGTGTTGGGTGAGTGGACCGCGCGTCGAATCCGCCGGCCGCGCCGCATTATCAATCGATACCAACAGCTCATTCGCCCTCGAATCGTGCGCCGCAGGGATATCTCCCAACCGCGCCTCACAGTGGACGGCCGAGTTCGTCAGCCGCTGCACTGGCGGCGTCGAGAAAAGAAGGGATCTGAATCCCTGTGGCAGCTGGACCACAAAATGCCGAAGCCCGAAGAGCCCAAGGGAGACTGA
- a CDS encoding GNAT family N-acetyltransferase, whose translation MSNSLHTTDPYSPTHAKDGSAITFRRPTEADRSFIERMFREAETFGDADRELPEGFDEDSHNYVGLWTEDQGGIIIQKDGRDIGAAWLRKGTEEEHCSGFVSADVPEVALALAPGHPGGGLGTILMERAMLLAKVSGAPGISLAVDFGNDRAEHVYERIGYKHRGLSESGECKVMYYGFQ comes from the coding sequence ATGTCAAACTCACTTCACACGACTGATCCCTACTCGCCCACCCATGCCAAAGACGGATCTGCCATCACATTCCGTCGCCCCACCGAAGCCGACCGTTCGTTTATCGAGCGGATGTTTCGCGAAGCGGAAACTTTCGGGGATGCAGATCGGGAACTGCCCGAGGGATTCGACGAAGATAGTCACAACTACGTCGGTTTGTGGACTGAAGATCAGGGCGGGATCATTATCCAAAAGGATGGTCGCGATATTGGTGCTGCTTGGCTGCGTAAAGGAACCGAAGAGGAGCACTGCAGTGGTTTCGTCAGCGCCGATGTGCCTGAAGTGGCGTTAGCGCTCGCACCCGGTCACCCCGGCGGGGGTTTGGGGACCATTCTCATGGAACGTGCGATGTTATTGGCTAAAGTTTCCGGCGCACCGGGAATTAGCTTGGCCGTGGACTTCGGCAACGACCGTGCCGAGCACGTCTATGAACGCATCGGCTATAAGCACCGGGGCCTATCAGAATCCGGCGAATGCAAAGTCATGTATTACGGCTTTCAGTAG
- a CDS encoding L,D-transpeptidase has protein sequence MTSNNPPSLRRRATAAGVAMLTALSLGAGTASAAPAGPLGSATPDHKAVLDARDNLYNQTNNLPPQLRGPVRQGIDNTANFIAPGALKAREAERARAAAKKRAEAAAAKKRAAAAAAAKKRAAARKANNPCPPSARACVDLKNQVTWLQRNGKRTYGPVRISSGKRGEETPRGSMVVTRKVKDEISREFGNAPMPYSVYFTNNGHAFHEGDPYVMSNGCIHLYHKDAVQYFASLNVGDQVFIF, from the coding sequence ATGACTTCGAACAACCCACCTTCTTTGCGTCGCCGCGCAACCGCAGCCGGCGTTGCAATGCTCACCGCGCTTTCTCTGGGTGCCGGTACCGCTTCTGCTGCTCCAGCAGGTCCTCTTGGATCCGCAACCCCAGATCATAAGGCTGTTCTGGACGCACGCGACAACCTGTACAACCAGACGAACAATCTGCCCCCTCAGCTTCGTGGCCCGGTTCGTCAAGGCATTGATAACACGGCCAACTTCATCGCCCCTGGCGCGCTGAAGGCTCGTGAAGCCGAGCGCGCTCGTGCTGCCGCAAAGAAGCGTGCCGAAGCAGCTGCTGCCAAGAAGCGCGCTGCCGCTGCCGCTGCTGCGAAGAAACGCGCTGCCGCCCGTAAGGCCAACAATCCTTGCCCTCCATCTGCACGCGCTTGTGTTGACCTGAAGAACCAGGTCACCTGGTTGCAGCGCAACGGTAAGCGCACCTACGGTCCGGTTCGCATCTCCTCCGGTAAGCGCGGTGAGGAAACTCCACGTGGCTCCATGGTCGTGACCCGTAAGGTGAAGGACGAGATCTCTCGCGAGTTCGGCAATGCTCCAATGCCATACTCCGTGTACTTCACTAACAATGGCCATGCGTTTCACGAGGGCGACCCGTACGTTATGTCCAACGGCTGCATCCACCTGTATCACAAGGATGCCGTTCAGTACTTCGCGTCTCTGAACGTTGGCGACCAAGTCTTCATCTTCTAA